The Eupeodes corollae chromosome X, idEupCoro1.1, whole genome shotgun sequence DNA window gacTTTTCTTAGTAACATAAAGtcatacaataaaatatttcagcaacgtaatcttttttttatagcagATTCCATGATATAAAGGAGCCTTTTGTGATGGGCATATAATTAgaagacaaaattgaatttgtatgaACCGaatatttatcttatttttaagatatgatTACCTACTTGAGAATTATTTAAGTGTTGAGTTGCGAAGCCTCTTTGTTTAAGAAGCTCCAGGAGTTCTTTGCgcgacacaatttttttttaatgagaaatgtaaaaatgaaaaattattttatatttttttgatggaTTTCTATCAGTTAAGTTTTATTGAAGGCGATTTAAGAGCTTAATCCTTcactaaattaataatttatgtgCAATAATAAACTGTTGTACTAAAATATATAATCTTTGATGTTCCTAATTCGAACATTGGATAACCTTGAAAGAATATAATTCTAGACCCTGTAATATTAAGAAAAACCTtatatattattaaacaaaaataccattCAATTAATGCGAGTAAACTTTGTTCAaagtatgtatatacatacaatcTGTGTACTTGACAGGGACGCCAAAAGCTCAGATTTCAGCTCGGCTTACTCAGTTGAGCCGAATTGTGAAGTGAGTTAAACTGTAGAGTTAGATAAGCTGTTAGGTGGGCTAAGTTTAAGTTACACCTAACGGTGAGTGAGAGACCATTCTGAATATAGCTATATTtggttaagaaaaattaatttaaaaaaaaaaaacaatttcgagTGTTTTTTGCTTTTGAGTGTACATGCATTATTTGATATACAGTGGTGCAAAAATAACTAATTCTAATCATTtcttcacacaaaaaaaaatcagttctcTTTCTGCTGCTATTGTGCAGTATGCTTTTGGTTTCATAAACctgtaaattttttaatgtcGTCAATTTAAATCAGCTTACAAAAGATTATTTGAAATCTAAGCTTGGAAAAATATTAGATACAGTGATGAAATATTGAagaagtaatattatttaacgGTAAATCTTTGGTACTACATTTTCGCAAAAAGCCACacgtttcgaaaaaaattaaaacgtcTATTAGCATTTGCCACAGACATGGACAAAAACCATTAGCGTTTTGGAAAAAACGTATTCTGGAGGGAtggatcaaaatttaatatgtttGGATCTGATGGTCAAATATTTGTAAGACGCCCAGTTAACAAAGTACTCGATCATTAGTAATCAAAACGATCAAGCATGGTGGTGGAAATGTGATGGTTTGGGGAGACTTTTCGTGGTATGGCGTTGATCCACTTGTACGCATCGATGCCTGAATGGATTAGCATATGCATAACATATTGGAAAACGAGCCATATGCTTTTAATCATCTGCCAGTAAGATGCATCTTTCAACAGGATAATGATCCTAAAAACACTTTACGTTTAGTGAAGTTTTGGTTTAAGgaacaaaacatcaattttttaagcTGGCCAGCACAAAGCTCTGATCTGTATCCAATCGAAAACTTATGAGCTGACGTTGAGAGAAGTTTGGgagtcaaaactttcaaaaactcaaatgaGTTGTTCAAAAACACGCTGTCAAGATTTGGTAGTTAACCGGTGTTAccctacaaaatatttattttttaaatcgaacaaagttattttgaagtagaaaatatagtttattttacttttatttgtatttttctttttcagtgaactgatgtttataatttttgtacacacttttatttattcttttagaaTAAAGTGCTatttatgttataatttttatttttttagtaactttttcataaaagtatatatataaattaacatCGTTTTTGTTAgttgttgatatttatttagtttaggTTATCTaccttttgtaaataaaaaagtaaaaaaaaaaatatgtttctaattatttttctacCATTGTAGgtatctacaaaaatatatatttaaggtCTTATGTTTATTATTGATTGAtggaattaattaaacaaaaaaaaaacatatgtaatgattaaagttagaaaaaatataattaaaaccatttatttctataaatatatatgaagCGAAAATAGtacttcctatattccagtgatatgacacttttggtttgactttttcttcctatattccagtgatttgacacttttggtttgacagctttccacaaatgttgttttgttttgattgaatttgtgaaatatGCGTTGATTTATCCAGTAAAGaatgttaaatttaacaaatagaaTCAATTATAGtgtatatttattctgaaaggGAGGAATTTAAGGAATCCCCGGAATCCTCAAGATTACGGGTGTCCAAgagaatgaatgaattttaaaattttattgtggATTAattacaagaaaattaaaacaaagctaactcacatttttatatatttacaatcaagaaaaaaatccacgaaatcgaacattgaataataaaaacactttcGGCTGTAAATGCGCCAAAAAAAGCTGTAAGATTTCATCTCGCCAATAAACATTATGACATTATAAAATAGCAAACTCGCTACCAAAACGATTTGCCGCGAAtcccataatcaggcccctgcAAAAACCACCTCAAGTACATTAAGCAAGGAAAAAAACTTACTCATACAGCAATGACTAGTTTGCACGACGTTGATTTTTACTTGAAATACGAACTTAAGACCAAAGCACATTTATTGCCTTTATAATTATATAAGCAGTACTTTGGCcattaataattgtttattagaaaatcaTTTGTCTATTTTACCGATTCCGTAAAGAATTCTCTTTGCAAGTTGGTACTTCCTAAAtactatatatatttttctatatagGGTATCGAAAATGTACGATACCTGAACATGCTTCTAAAGTCAAtccatagcaaaacataaatcttTGACTTAACTCATTTTTACATGATTCATCTTTTATTAAATCACATTGTAGCTCAGTTCATTTTCTTTAACGCAAATGACGTTACAGCTCAGCTAACTTTTGAGCtagctctaaaaaaaaacaagaatgtgAGCTGAGTGCCACCCACTTTTAGGCTTGCTTGTAACTCTGGTTTCTAGTAAATTGTTCACAGATGTATAAACAAACTTGTAgttatactgtttttttttttcttatttatttcaaactgaAAATCTATTGTGACTTTTTTAATCATTTctcgattttcatttttaatttacaattatGAACCTACATATTtcgatatctttttaaaatttgtatttaagaatTATAATATTTGCCGAgtagttttattgaattttaaatctaTGCTTATATCACTCTCgaattttagttatttattattattcatttagATGTTTATTCAATTTGCATagctatttttttaagtatttaattacTTTATTATAATTTCACAAAACATATGAAATACTTAAAGTACCTTTGGATGTTTTTGTTTGCCTtgtgataaaaatatttaaacaaaattgtttttttttacatacaaatcaAGCAAACGAATGGATAGGCGCAAAAacgaatttattaaaataatcaaacCTAAGATACTGACGAAtatgtaagaaaaaaatgaattactcATTCAGTCAATCAATTCAGAATCACACTcccatacattttattttataaaacttaacaatttttagtttaatttaaatctctAGTTATATATACtcgtttaataaaaaaaatgttctttctgTCATTTAGTGCTACGAAATGTTATTTAGAAATCCAATACTACTAGAGCAACTACTGCTAAGAGGCAACTCCTTGGCAATGCCTCCCCATTCGAGTTTATAAATACGAGTTCTCCATCGTATCGCCGGGTTCCACAAGGCTTGTAGAAATAGATAGGGTCCACTGATCTCCCGAAATAACCAACCGATCACAAATTCGAATTTGTGAAAGGGTAACGACCCGTTCTAAAAAcagaaaccaaaaaattaagcttGAGACATAGTGCCGACAAAAATAGTGGGTTATTTCTTACCTGAACAACAGACAATAGTATATAGTCGGAAAGGAACCACGTTAAAATGTGTACAAGGTAAAAAACTAATGAATCATAATTGAAAAGCACATTTACAGACCAGGAAGCAAAGGCTCCTACTACCATGCACTCGGATAGTGGCTCTAGCAGTATTGTGGTTGGAACCATTGCAACACGTAGTTTTGCCCATCGTGTCAGACGTGCTTGGAAATTGCTTATATCACAAATACCGCTATTTTGCCATGCTGGCTGGTTACTTATCCGCATTTTCCATCCATGATCGGTAAAACATTTCGCAATAAAAAAATCTTCGGCTAGGTAACATCCAAACTTTTGTAGACCCCCAACTTGATCCATGACATTCTTGCGAAACAAACACGACATACCTGTGTGACAATTTATGCCAAGCATGTCGGCACTCAGGTAGATGCGCGCTTGTACCGTTCCAAAATATATCTAAAAAGATAAAATGTatctattataaaataaaatacttcaaagataaaaatatttaaatttaaacaaatgttcGTTATTGCTGTTTGCAATTTCGCTAGGAATGCACCAAAAGTATTAACATTTAGCTGTAAGATAACAATGGTGGCCTACAATGGTGTAACGCGCAAGTATtgaataaacaaattgtttaattttcacATAACTTTTGAACAAATCCGCAAAGctttgatattttcaaatgttGCGATATTCTGTAAAAGGTTAAAACTTTTGGGCGGCGAGTAATGAGTCTCTTCTATTTTATTTCTGAGAGTattcttttaattctttaactCTATCTTTCAAATCATTACAAATTCTTCACATGACAAAAATATGACTAGCAGAATCAACGTTTTATTTAGGTATGAAGTGTAATGTTAATTAAACTAACAGGACAAATTTTCATAGCGTTGTTAATTTCTTGATATACATAAAATACTTTTTGGTAAATTTCCCACTTAGTACAGTCATATACTTCATgaaattctttcttttcttgtgataattgtaaaataattttttgtattttatagaaTACAAAACTGCAAAAGAAACACGACTTTCTTATATGCTTTGCAATATACAATCATCTAGATATCAGGCAAAGTTATGTATATACATTCTGGAAGTACAATATctagtatacaaaaaaaatgtctgatcCGCGAGTGACATAATATATTTAAGATCTGAATTATTCCGAATTGAACTTAGGCAAGAAAATACTATTCTTAATTTGGAGATAAGATGCTGGAACTATTCACAGATAAATGAAgacataaatttattaaatatttaaaatatgtactttTTCAAATGTTGCTGCAAATCCATCACGGTCGCAGGTAAATGGCATTTGATGAACAAGTCCTGTTTTCTCTGTCATGTTTTGAACCATATCCAGAAGGGTAtcatttttcactaaaaaaaagaagaaagacatcgaatattttagtttgaaagtattcaatttatataaaacaaaacctacTTTTTATACCGCTATCTGAAATCATGATGAACTCATGTTTAGCTGCTGCATAACCTGGAaacatgttatttatttttggattaaCGCCAACTTTGGAACCCCCAATAAAAAGATTAGCTTCTACCGATGGATATTTGGTCATTAAACGTTCAACAATAAGCACAACTGGATCGCATTTTTCTTCAACACAGAATAGAAGCTCATACTATGAAAAGTGAAATTATATAGATGCCATTAGTCAAaagcattaaaatttaaagctgacatagaaaaaattataatttaatgaacattaataaataaaaataaataaattaggcggtgcaacagtccgtacaGAGCCAGggcgtagtgacttacaactctcaaccattgctgtGCGCGAGTATAactgcagggatggaggggatctacagtttatatgccaaacCGAACAgcttatttggaaaaaaaaacacttcccatgacaagaaatactcttgtACCACATTTGTGGAGCATTCTCATATATCTTACATTTGACATTTCCCTAAAGAAATAAAGCGAACGATTTTGTCGCATGAAATTGCTCTTTTATCCCAAGACACTACTTCCAAAACgtacttcaattttaaaaatttacccataaatcaaatcaattaaatgccatttaattgcTGAAAGAACctcagtttattattttttttttgtttcgctaTAAGAAGCGATTTATCTGGTCCCGTGCtttgagttatactaaggatctagcACTCCAGGTTGGGAGCAGTGCCGTCGGGGTCTTCCTGGccacataaaaaaaactttagttgcgaagcaccaataagcctcggatacgaacggatttactgttgacaacccccgcaaacgaaataaggacaacgaacttcggatctatACATTGAATGtcctttaacagaccacgtgcagccgagcTCTTCGAACAGAAGAGGAATACCAGCTTctaagatggaaaaaagagagcatgagaagcgcgccatcgaggagatagaggtatgtcacaacaggaataaggttcgtaaattttaccgaaATTTAAAtcacctcccaagggtaccagccacgaaccaaagcctgtaaggacgatcaggcgAACATTgttgtagaaccgcagtctatgttgagaatatggaaagaccacttctccaaattatataaccgcgatgacgaaccgaattcctctgtaagggagatattcttgttttggcatccctttcaaacttatccatttgtgcagaatgacgatggagaatgcacgctggtCTATCAAGGTCGGAGAAGAtgtcaccgatgcatttgatgttaaGAAACGTTTtatacaaggcgatgcactgtcattcgacttcttcaacatcgttccggaaaaaattgtgcaaaactcaaccgtgaacactagatgcacaatcttccaaaggtccactCAATTATTCGGCtacgcaaatgatattgacataattggaagatcaaagcgtggtgtcagtggagcgtttttgagcattgcgaggTAATTGAGGACTTTGTCAACCTAGCACCGCTATAAACGGAGACAACGacaagcgctgaaatcaaacgaagaataactcttgtatATCGCTATTTCTttgaacttagaaggcaattcgTCActggagcatctaaaatcactatctataagacactcatcatcccgggtctcatttatggagctgaggcctggaccctggcAAAGAaatatgagagcgtcttagggtgctcgagagaaaaattcttcgggtgatttttggtcccgtctgcatagatggtgAATGGAAAAGATATAATGACGAACTGTACGAGCTGTTCAgtaacactgacctagttaacagaattaaagtccaacgatttAGATatctaggtcatgtagagcgaatggacatcaacgctccagcccgaacTCTTTAAAtgcaatcccgagggacggcacagtagaggaagaccgcaactcaaatggcgcacgcaggtgaataaagacttcaaccaacttagcgtgtgaaactggagacagctagctagggaccgagacgCATTTTGGTTGATGCCCAGGTCCACTACGGACTGTGCGCCACCCTCAGTCAATAAGtaagaaagaaatacaaaaatatttgttgttgaaagaagccaaatggAGACaacaaatttagagaaaattgaaacaaaaaatatcggTTCGAATTTTCGATATTTGACCACAAACTTTGTACGGGGACTATTGtcattttttgtcttaaaaaattaacgCCTAACGGCATCGGCTTAAAACCTTAGtttccaaatttaaagttaatcgACGCAATGATTTGGGCTGCAGGGgcgaggacagacagacggacggattCGGGGGATCCACTTTTTTCCAACCATCGTAATGTCCTGTTTGAAATTACATTACTCGACGTttgtccctagaatctaaataaaatatttttatttttttggttaacaCAACATatatcacgaaccaataacgctaatattattaatacaaaaagtcGATCAccgttctttttataaataaaaaaaactttacaaaataacTATCACcccaaatattttacgaacaaaaactgattttatctacaaaataattg harbors:
- the LOC129953310 gene encoding ceramide glucosyltransferase, with protein sequence MSPIITTLYGFAFFFFVFWCGTWCIHILAITYGKYKFQRKSCNYPPEKPLPGVSILKPLMGTDPNLEHNLETFFTMDYPLYELLFCVEEKCDPVVLIVERLMTKYPSVEANLFIGGSKVGVNPKINNMFPGYAAAKHEFIMISDSGIKMKNDTLLDMVQNMTEKTGLVHQMPFTCDRDGFAATFEKIYFGTVQARIYLSADMLGINCHTGMSCLFRKNVMDQVGGLQKFGCYLAEDFFIAKCFTDHGWKMRISNQPAWQNSGICDISNFQARLTRWAKLRVAMVPTTILLEPLSECMVVGAFASWSVNVLFNYDSLVFYLVHILTWFLSDYILLSVVQNGSLPFHKFEFVIGWLFREISGPYLFLQALWNPAIRWRTRIYKLEWGGIAKELPLSSSCSSSIGFLNNIS